From the Leishmania panamensis strain MHOM/PA/94/PSC-1 chromosome 31 sequence genome, one window contains:
- a CDS encoding membrane transporter, putative (TriTrypDB/GeneDB-style sysID: LpmP.31.0040) produces MLTMSPRKPQREEGSGNVNAEDAQKLPWTASSDGGGAVHKSWMMSYWDDLMNEEMDMRHAPILLPWRIGLFLLTSTITQNMNYVLDSFATMGYLSWTEAQQRQFYSLCYNMLYLGPVFGLIVDMIRVKRERFRPVIIIACVINAIVCFVCFATKNIQNQYSSVLVLVWIMQVATMFIYMPMNAVVINYGNRLVESPGETSARIGGLMAQAMVWRTAGSLIQTIFYQFAYGNPAQPHVNNRWMCLIAGICCCVLILQVLFLTKRYYYTDYRRVDIRNSEPVAFYRNTLNVTKMAISPHKEAFGGKFMFTLCFTFIYFMLPDALNNTRFSFEYQFTKTFSLGVSQANSILGSLGALLGALAYALWMYFAQRSESSHGRLFRANPLLICLAGCSAWAFGTFFHFWGVLGSTNNKFNYKVFIPIESVFVNACLRFAFMPTLSLATMHTPRFYETAAFQLYSVSTSGGGVVSSAVTAAFMSSLGVTTATGYWKALPLFMVFQFVPAIIAPTLPKFREDETLPVAGERNQSPDEEQAQGQELPTANTKSVDVRVV; encoded by the coding sequence ATGTTGACTATGTCTCCCCGAAAGccacagagggaggagggcagtggGAATGTAAACGCGGAAGATGCCCAAAAGCTCCCATGGACGGCCTcaagcgacggcggcggcgcagtccACAAGTCCTGGATGATGAGCTACTGGGACGACCTGATGAATGAGGAGATGGACATGCGCCATGCTCCCATCCTGCTTCCGTGGCGCATTGGCCTCTTCCTACTGACGAGTACCATCACTCAGAACATGAACTACGTTCTCGACTCTTTTGCCACGATGGGCTACTTATCGTGgacggaggcgcagcagaggcaaTTTTACTCGCTGTGCTACAACATGCTCTACCTGGGCCCGGTGTTTGGTCTGATTGTCGATATGATTCGCGTGAAACGCGAGCGCTTCCGCCCCGTCATCATAATCGCCTGCGTCATCAACGCCATTGTCTGCTTTGTCTGCTTTGCAACGAAGAACATCCAAAACCAGTACAGCAGCGTGCTCGTGCTCGTCTGGATTATGCAGGTGGCGACGATGTTCATCTACATGCCCATGAACGCTGTCGTGATTAACTACGGCAACCGCCTTGTGGAGTCGCCTGGTGAAACGTCAGCCCGTATCGGCGGTCTGATGGCGCAGGCGATGGTGTGGCGCACGGCGGGCTCTCTGATCCAGACCATCTTCTACCAGTTTGCCTACGGCAACCcggcgcagccgcacgtCAACAACCGCTGGATGTGTCTTATCGCTggcatctgctgctgcgtgctgaTTCTGCAggtcctcttcctcacgaAGCGGTACTACTACACGGACTACCGCAGGGTCGATATCCGCAACTCGGAGCCCGTTGCCTTCTACCGCAATACGCTTAACGTGACCAAAATGGCCATTTCCCCTCACAAGGAGGCCTTTGGCGGGAAATTCATGTTCACCCTGTGCTTCACGTTCATCTACTTTATGCTGCCCGACGCGCTGAACAACACCAGGTTCTCCTTTGAATACCAGTTCACCAAAACCTTCTCGCTGGGCGTCAGCCAGGCAAACTCCATCCTGGGCTCTCTCGGTGCCCTGCTCGGTGCACTGGCGTACGCGTTGTGGATGTACTTTGCGCAGCGCTCCGAGTCCTCGCACGGTCGTCTGTTCCGTGCCAACCCCCTTCTTATCTGCCTCgccggctgcagcgcctgggCCTTTGGGACCTTCTTCCACTTCTGGGGCGTGCTGGgcagcaccaacaacaaGTTCAACTACAAGGTCTTCATCCCCATCGAGTCCGTCTTCGTGAACGCGTGCCTGCGCTTTGCCTTCATGCCGACACTCTCGCTGGCTACTATGCATACGCCGCGCTTCTACGAAACGGCGGCGTTCCAGCTCTACAGTGTCAGCACCTccggtggcggcgtggtGAGCAGTGCTGTCACGGCGGCCTTCATGTCGAGCTTGGGTGTCACCACGGCGACGGGCTACTGGAAggcgctccctctcttcatgGTGTTTCAGTTTGTTCCCGCGATCATTGCGCCAACGTTGCCCAAATTTCGGGAGGACGAGACGCTCCCAGTGGCAGGGGAGCGCAATCAATCCCCAGACGAGGAGCAGGCGCAAGGACAAGAGCTCCCCACCGCCAACACTAAGTCTGTTGACGTTCGTGTTGTGTAG
- the CYP5 gene encoding cyclophilin 5, putative (TriTrypDB/GeneDB-style sysID: LpmP.31.0050): MALRFSCALVAGGALHSYVVSPSAAAASASRPYLTPYATNPRNSRVFFDVAEQGRPLFFGVTAHEPIGRIELELFDDTVPVTARSFRELCRGSSNKSPEGVLLTYKGCPFHRIIPDFMLQGGDITKGNGTGGCSIYGARFKDESFNGKAGKHKGPGILSMANAGRNTNGSQFFICTVACPWLDGKHVVFGQVLHGYEHVKKLEAYGTPHGKPSKTVLISDCGVVQETCL; the protein is encoded by the coding sequence ATGGCGCTTCGATTCTCGTGCGCTCTCGTAGcaggcggtgcgctgcactCGTACGTTGTCTCtcccagcgcagctgcagcttcaGCAAGCAGGCCATACCTGACGCCGTACGCTACCAACCCTCGCAACAGTCGAGTTTTCTTCGACGTGGCCGAGCAGGgccgccccctttttttcggCGTTACAGCCCACGAGCCGATTGGGCGGATCGAGTTGGAGTTGTTCGACGACACCGTCCCTGTCACAGCGAGGAGCTTTCGCGAGCTCTGCCGGGGGTCTAGCAATAAGTCACCAGAAGGCGTGTTGCTCACCTACAAGGGCTGCCCCTTTCACCGCATCATTCCCGACTTTATGCTGCAGGGCGGTGACATTACAAAGGGCAACGGCACCGGCGGCTGCTCCATCTACGGCGCTCGCTTCAAGGACGAGTCTTTCAACGGCAAGGCCGGCAAGCACAAGGGCCCAGGCATTCTCTCCATGGCCAACGCCGGCCGCAACACCAACGGCTCGCAGTTCTTCATCTGCACCGTCGCTTGCCCGTGGTTGGATGGGAAGCACGTTGTGTTTGGCCAGGTCCTCCACGGCTACGAGCACGTGAAGAAACTGGAAGCCTACGGCACGCCGCATGGTAAGCCCAGCAAGACCGTGCTGATCAGCGATTGCGGTGTCGTACAGGAGACGTGCCTCTag
- a CDS encoding hypothetical protein (TriTrypDB/GeneDB-style sysID: LpmP.31.0060) yields the protein MTNFVGRGAAGRVNAARLYAFNKTLKKDALRERTYWEENKDTHPVNRWSYRRWKERSEELSMFEDKLSKVPVDQKFKIKKLLTVANVSIIGPIVLVVYFTFCYFRYRWWGITPVDGASAIARGIQNLPRPPGY from the coding sequence ATGACGAACTTTGTTGGGCGAGGGGCGGCGGGCCGTGTGAACGCGGCTCGGTTGTACGCCTTCAACAAGACGCTCAAAAAGGACGCACTGCGGGAGCGCACCTACTGGGAAGAGAACAAGGACACTCACCCCGTTAACCGCTGGTCCTACCGCCGTTGGAAGGAGCGCAGTGAGGAACTGTCCATGTTCGAGGACAAGCTGAGCAAGGTGCCGGTGGATCAGAAGTTCAAAATCAAGAAGCTTCTCACCGTCGCCAACGTCTCAATCATCGGCCCCATTGTCTTGGTTGTGTACTTCACATTTTGCTACTTTCGATACCGCTGGTGGGGCATTACGCCGGTGGACGGCGCTAGCGCCATCGCACGCGGCATCCAGAACCTTCCGCGGCCACCAGGCTACTGA
- a CDS encoding helicase-like protein (TriTrypDB/GeneDB-style sysID: LpmP.31.0070): MLVCSPCRLQTIGFYVAQHPWLKAAGFVKIGYSTCVETRLHMASFKTCFTPEWYYASVFECQTSQDALLLEQSVLFCLSAKRVEHRELIRLSEDEVTETAAVLARKLRLSVVQRILPRYEGTLATTPLGKPRQQADCHAFPDAEPTETDEEQAAVPLSSAMVSATIGPYRGVLDGAKAELHAALPSLDEGVYSSASADEENEEGLTSGDFRFLSTWIDNNDYSIDALRPYQQEAIARLTAELRERKKAVCQMACRCGKTPVAYNIIQRTLQEGGSARVLYLVPGLSLLRQTVRKLVSYGLRDTPLLIIGSDPLPVMLCGNQSQSMTTNPVVIRETVLGNPKVVVLSTYHSSPLLKELNIFQLTVFDECHRVCGSATDTAFNTILKLPLHGQRLFLTATPTYDTPIKMSDSDYFGGIAYRYYLREGINSGHVNPFSVRIVLGANMSHMCPYLFEAMRVVDKMLVFCRNISHALKIYDELLAETPPSDVTAFSVLIAHSRMGSAAVANALQSFAATKRCLLLNVRLFQEGVEIPDLNAVFFAAPRFSSRDIIQTICRPLNKLDGKPASFVFLPAVFDRRYAADHPINLQSFSTLIPFTDALMDEDPTLFEYMIDPQKKSYEIDVVGVRALKLTSEKLQRFILPAIRRGVRYSTRDTDRLHRAARLPWKSIFGEMKRVVEECNRYPKTNDAWVVGETPVSMNMFYQYVRRGYKMYERDGTTYLQVHQLRDLESLPEWKRYGVHGPYPWKECLQTLARYLRTHKTVPPLDIHKGGYVGLDATPFERLSGCLMNVNQADSRHQVGLPPEKQADLDRLCAPYGLRWRKRRTASGNIVKNDVTMITQSYIQFKRLYESAVKVPAFQRYLKLHFPGYPEKHMRMETLDNLRKGTVPPRRAQHPRQAKREKKRKGQQAASTAATDRTVMCRICREHISVSKWVAHLSSKSHLRAQKALS; encoded by the coding sequence ATGCTCGTCTGCTCACCATGTCGCCTCCAGACGATCGGCTTCTatgtggcgcagcacccgTGGCTGAAGGCGGCGGGCTTTGTGAAGATCGGCTACAGCACGTGTGTCGAGACGCGTCTCCACATGGCCTCTTTCAAGACGTGCTTTACCCCGGAGTGGTACTATGCGTCTGTATTTGAGTGCCAGACCAGCCAagatgcactgctgctggagcagtcGGTGCTCTTTTGCCTGAGCGCTAAACGGGTGGAGCACCGTGAGCTGATTAGGCTCAGCGAGGATGAAGTGACGGAGACAGCGGCAGTGCTCGCGCGCAAACTGCGCCTCTCCGTTGTTCAGCGCATACTTCCGCGGTACGAAGGCACGCTGGCCACAACTCCGCTCGGCAAACCGCGGCAGCAAGCAGATTGTCACGCTTTCCCCGACGCGGAACCCACAGAAACAGACGAGGAGCAGGCTGCGGTTCCGCTGTCTTCTGCCATGGTCTCCGCCACCATTGGACCGTACCGTGGAGTTCTCGACGGCGCCAAGGCTGAATTGCATGCAGCTCTCCCATCTCTCGATGAAGGCGTCTATTCTTCTGCGAGTGCAgacgaggagaacgaggagggcCTCACCAGCGGGGACTTCAGGTTCCTCTCTACCTGGATCGACAACAACGACTACTCCATTGATGCGCTTCGGCCCTACCAGCAGGAGGCTATCGCCCGTCTCACGGCAGAGCTTCGCGAGCGCAAGAAAGCCGTGTGTCAGATGGCGTGCAGATGCGGTAAAACACCAGTGGCATACAACATCATTCAACGCACTCTCCAGGAGGGTGGTAGCGCGCGCGTTCTCTACCTCGTTCCTggcctttccctccttcgaCAGACAGTGCGCAAGCTCGTCTCCTACGGCCTGCGGGACACGCCGTTACTCATCATCGGCTCCGACCCACTCCCAGTGATGCTGTGCGGGAACCAGAGTCAGTCAATGACGACAAACCCTGTCGTGATTCGGGAAACCGTCTTGGGCAATCCCAAAGTGGTCGTCCTCTCCACCTATCACTCCTCTCCACTGCTCAAGGAGCTGAACATCTTTCAGCTGACCGTTTTCGACGAGTGCCACCGTgtgtgcggcagcgccaccgatACCGCATTCAACACTATCCTGAAGCTTCCCCTGCACGGccagcgcctctttctcactGCCACCCCAACGTACGACACACCCATCAAAATGAGTGACAGCGACTACTTTGGCGGCATCGCCTACCGCTACTACCTCCGTGAGGGCATTAACAGCGGCCACGTGAAccccttctctgtgcgcaTTGTTCTGGGCGCTAACATGTCGCACATGTGCCCGTATCTTTTTGAGGCCATGCGTGTGGTGGATAAGATGCTCGTCTTTTGCCGCAACATCTCCCATGCGCTGAAGATATACGACGAGTTGCTCGCCGAGACACCCCCCAGCGATGTCACGGCCTTTTCCGTGCTCATCGCGCACTCGCGCATGGGCAGCGCGGCAGTTGCCAACGCCCTACAGTCTTTCGCAGCGACGAAGCGGTGCCTTCTGCTGAATGTGCGCCTTTTCcaggagggggtggagatACCCGACCTCAACGCCGTCTTTTTCGCAGCGCCGCGGTTCAGCTCGCGCGACATCATTCAGACCATTTGCCGCCCGCTGAACAAACTGGATGGCAAGCCGGCATCGTTCGTTTTTCTGCCGGCCGTCTTTGACCGCAGGTACGCCGCGGATCACCCGATCAACTTACAGAGTTTCTCCACTCTCATCCCCTTCACCGATGCTCTCATGGACGAGGACCCAACGCTGTTTGAATACATGATCGACCCCCAGAAGAAATCGTACGAAATCGACGTCGTCGGCGTCCGCGCGCTCAAGCTAACGTCGGAGAAGCTCCAACGATTCATTCTACCAGCCATTCGGCGCGGTGTGCGCTACTCCACTCGCGACACCGACCGCCTGCACCGCGCTGCGCGACTCCCGTGGAAGAGCATCTTTGGAGAGATGAAGCGTGTCGTGGAAGAGTGCAACCGATATCCCAAGACGAACGACGCCTGGGTCGTCGGTGAGACGCCGGTGTCGATGAACATGTTCTACCAGTACGTGCGCCGGGGCTACAAGATGTACGAGCGCGATGGGACGACGTACCTCCAGGTTCACCAGCTGCGCGACCTGGAGAGCCTGCCGGAATGGAAGCGCTACGGTGTGCACGGACCGTACCCATGGAAGGAGTGCCTTCAGACGCTCGCACGTTACCTCCGCACGCACAAGACGGTACCGCCGCTCGACATACACAAGGGCGGCTACGTTGGTCTCGACGCGACGCCGTTTGAGCGGCTGTCCGGGTGTCTCATGAACGTCAACCAGGCAGATAGCCGACACCAAGTCGGGTTGCCGCCAGAGAAGCAGGCGGACTTGGACCGCCTTTGCGCACCGTAcgggctgcggtggcgcaagcgccgcactgcctccGGGAACATTGTGAAGAACGACGTCACCATGATCACGCAGTCGTACATTCAGTTCAAGCGACTGTACGAGAGCGCTGTCAAGGTGCCAGCGTTTCAGAGGTACCTCAAGCTGCACTTCCCCGGCTACCCAGAGAAGCACATGCGAATGGAGACGCTCGACAACCTGCGCAAGGGCACCGTGCCGCCACGTCGAGCCCAGCACCCGCGACAGGCGAAGcgggaaaagaaacgaaagggCCAGCAGGCGGCTAGCACGGCTGCGACGGACCGCACCGTCATGTGTCGCATATGCCGAGAGCACATTTCCGTTTCGAAGTGGGTCGCGCACCTCTCCAGCAAATCACACCTCCGCGCGCAGAAGGCGCTATCGTAA
- a CDS encoding hypothetical protein (TriTrypDB/GeneDB-style sysID: LpmP.31.0080): MMQRTHYDAQGPMPQYNRPSYNDTGYNMSRPMDGMPHQGYNHPPVNYYPPPQGYPMGNPMYNVPQGYPPAMPGYRGGRDRGYWYYPSAGRGGYNNMRGGFRGGRGGFPLRRKKPFVGGTLETQREWERQTACCFNLQGSCKFGDGCRFLHTAVEGRPCQFGVKCRVHGTAKDAEVEAPAKEEPPKDEKAAEAKPEKAEESTAAKKSEKPAEKAPEKRAAAESTNATEGKE, from the coding sequence ATGATGCAGCGTACCCACTACGATGCTCAGGGCCCGATGCCGCAATACAACCGTCCGTCCTACAACGATACTGGCTACAACATGAGCCGGCCAATGGACGGCATGCCGCATCAAGGCTACAATCATCCCCCGGTCAACTACTACCCGCCGCCGCAGGGCTATCCGATGGGCAACCCCATGTACAATGTTCCGCAGGGGTACCCGCCGGCGATGCCCGGGTATCGTGGTGGTCGGGACCGTGGTTACTGGTACTATCCGAGCGCGGGTCGTGGCGGCTACAATAACATGCGCGGCGGCTTCCGTGGCGGGCGTGGCGGCTTCCCGCTCCGTCGAAAGAAGCCGTTCGTCGGCGGCACGCTCGAGACCCAGCGCGAGTGGGAGCGCCAGACCGCCTGCTGCTTCAACCTTCAGGGCTCGTGCAAGTTCGGTGATGGATGCCGGTTCCTGCACACTGCTGTGGAGGGTCGCCCCTGCCAGTTTGGCGTGAAGTGCCGCGTGCACGGTACCGCCAAGGACGCCGAGGTCGAGGCACCGGCAAAAGAGGAGCCACCGAAGGACGAGAAGGCGGCCGAAGCGAAGCCGGAGAAGGCTGAGGAGTCAACGGCCGCGAAGAAGTCGGAGAAGCCCGCTGAGAAGGCACCCGAGAAGCGGGCTGCGGCGGAGTCTACCAACGCCACGGAGGGGAAAGAGTAA
- a CDS encoding hypothetical protein (TriTrypDB/GeneDB-style sysID: LpmP.31.0090) has protein sequence MSRAHKGHTWMKNHPLEGDDVVTGLYNIIAKRNPKTMKACHGIRIPDTVVFEHNFPRGWYTTDMKAKEVVRKQGKELDAKTIEQGFTQDLHEGSPIAAIYLCTTETVTNEGETEVNTLVEVFNCDKLAAFLTRKVKPDGILQRFILPKGYHNSVIKVVWSPRVCMVQRRTNKYRIFDRKRAECDPFSITVTYDGPTFLSDEGSVSGNIALEVKQLCGNIVQHFYYTEHKFITRMVLYFKTDQRDRLWLLWCGSLRVSDRNTPSEMPVNLITNFAEPSLIGTAFDEDTLLRSADEAFIRLTNDEMFYETYMKRRQDSGAAHGETDMQGDKPPSSSTDTQQESHVNAAAAAETFDWSGVPALVLETRSRLLLEKKAMCSLFEDLFYHARNHFLAHRSEPYKMDVPRYAAHTLTENGIVDLMRTLRLPAVVQQPTASVSMHYIIGSVPRQPLTQLADKAQEWIQAYFDAKLQRLQQTVLHFTGDEDALRSEVMEL, from the coding sequence ATGTCGCGCGCACACAAGGGCCACACGTGGATGAAGAACCATCCCCTTGAGGGGGATGATGTCGTCACAGGGCTGTACAACATCATAGCGAAGCGCAACCCCAAGACGATGAAGGCGTGCCACGGAATTCGCATTCCCGACACTGTCGTGTTTGAGCATAACTTTCCACGTGGCTGGTACACAACGGACatgaaggcaaaggaggtggtgcggaaGCAAGGCAAGGAGCTCGACGCCAAAACCATCGAGCAGGGCTTTACCCAAGACCTCCACGAAGGTTCTCCCATCGCCGCCATCTACCTCTGCACAACGGAGACGGTAACCAACGAAGGTGAGACGGAGGTCAACACACTCGTCGAGGTGTTCAACTGCGACAAGTTGGCTGCGTTTCTCACACGCAAGGTGAAGCCGGATGGAATTCTGCAGAGGTTCATCCTCCCGAAGGGGTACCACAACAGCGTCATCAAGGTCGTGTGGAGCCCGCGTGTTTGCatggtgcagcggcgcacaaaCAAGTACCGTATCTTCGACCGCAAGAGAGCTGAGTGCGACCCTTTTTCCATCACTGTCACCTACGATGGCCCAACGTTTCTAAGCGACGAGGGCAGCGTGTCGGGCAACATCGCGCTCGAGGTGAAGCAGCTGTGTGGTAACATTGTTCAGCACTTCTACTACACCGAACACAAGTTCATCACACGTATGGTACTCTACTTCAAGACTGATCAACGTGACcggctgtggctgctgtggtgcggTTCGCTGCGCGTGTCGGACCGCAACACGCCAAGCGAGATGCCCGTCAACCTCATCACCAACTTCGCTGAGCCGTCGCTGATCGGGACCGCCTTTGACGAGGACACGCTACTCCGCAGTGCTGACGAAGCATTTATCCGGCTCACGAATGATGAGATGTTTTACGAGACGTACATGAAGCGGCGGCaggacagcggcgcagcccACGGCGAGACGGACATGCAGGGCGACAAGCCCCCATCCTCTAGCACAGATACGCAGCAAGAGAGCCACGTgaacgctgccgctgccgccgagaCCTTCGACTGGAGCGGTGTGCCGGCTCTCGTACTCGAGACGCGCAGCCGTCTTTtgctggagaagaaagcAATGTGCAGCCTATTCGAGGATCTCTTCTACCACGCTCGCAATCACTTCCTCGCCCACCGCAGCGAGCCGTACAAGATGGACGTCCCGAGATATGCGGCGCACACACTGACAGAGAACGGCATCGTCGATCTCATGCGcaccctccgcctccccgcTGTGGTTCAGCAGCCCACCGCCTCGGTCTCCATGCACTACATCATCGGCTCCGTGCCGCGTCAGCCCCTCACGCAACTCGCTGACAAGGCGCAGGAGTGGATACAGGCCTACTTCGACGCGAAGCTTCaacggctgcagcagactGTGCTGCACTTCACAGGGGACGAGGATGCGCTGCGTAGCGAGGTGATGGAGCTGTga
- a CDS encoding O-sialoglycoprotein endopeptidase, putative (TriTrypDB/GeneDB-style sysID: LpmP.31.0100) → MKRTLSLGIEGSANKIGVGVVDQTGAVLSNVRETYITPPGTGFLPRETAIHHSQCVLQVVQRSMHDAAVTPADIDIISYTKGPGMGAPLSVGCTVAKALSLLWGKPLVGVNHCIGHIEMGRVVTQSENPVVLYVSGGNTQVIAYADHRYRIFGETIDIAVGNCLDRVARLLGISNDPAPGYNIEQKAKRGKHYIRLPYTVKGMDMSFSGILSYVEQLVRHPQFTEPDVYDLSDKRRKAAPPLTSAPVPPGETFNTDDICFALQETIFAMLVEVTERAMSQVRASDVLIVGGVGCNKRLQSMMQTMAAERGGRCFDMDQRFCVDNGCMIAYAGLLQYLSGFFTPMAEATITQRFRTDEVYVAWRD, encoded by the coding sequence ATGAAGCGCACACTGTCCCTGGGGATCGAGGGAAGCGCAAACAAGATcggtgtgggggtggtggaCCAGACTGGTGCGGTGCTCTCCAATGTTCGCGAGACCTACATTACTCCACCTGGGACCGGATTCCTGCCGCGCGAGACGGCCATCCATCACTCCCAGTGTGTGTTGCAGGTCGTGCAGCGCTCCATGCACGATGCCGCAGTGACTCCGGCTGACATCGACATCATCTCGTACACGAAAGGCCCTGGCATGGGCGCGCCGCTCTCTGTCGGCTGCACCGTAGCCAAAGCGCTGTCCCTCTTGTGGGGGAAGCCGCTGGTGGGTGTCAACCACTGCATCGGCCACATCGAGATGGGCCGCGTCGTCACGCAGAGCGAGAACCCTGTCGTGCTGTACGTCAGCGGGGGCAACACGCAAGTCATTGCCTACGCTGATCACCGCTACCGCATTTTTGGTGAGACGATCGACATCGCTGTGGGCAACTGCCTGGACCGGGTCGCCCGCCTCCTGGGCATCTCAAACGACCCGGCGCCGGGGTACAACATTGAGCAGAAGGCCAAGAGGGGCAAGCACTACATCCGCCTACCGTACACCGTGAAGGGAATGGATATGTCGTTCAGCGGCATCCTCTCCTACGTTGAGCAGCTTGTGCGCCACCCTCAATTCACGGAGCCGGACGTTTACGATTTGTCCGACAAGCGGCGCaaagcggcaccaccgctgacGAGCGCCCCGGTGCCGCCCGGTGAGACGTTCAACACGGACGACATCTGCTTCGCTTTGCAGGAGACCATCTTTGCCATGCTAGTGGAAGTGACGGAGCGCGCCATGTCGCAAGTCCGCGCATCTGATGTCCTCATTGTCGGCGGAGTGGGATGCAACAAGCGCCTGCAGAGTATGATGCAGACGATGGCGGCAGAACGTGGGGGTCGCTGCTTCGACATGGACCAGCGGTTTTGTGTAGACAATGGGTGCATGATCGCCTACGCCgggctgctgcagtacctGAGCGGCTTCTTTACGCCCATGGCGGAGGCGACCATCACGCAGCGCTTCCGCACCGATGAAGTGTACGTCGCATGGCGTGATTGA